The Primulina eburnea isolate SZY01 chromosome 13, ASM2296580v1, whole genome shotgun sequence genome includes a region encoding these proteins:
- the LOC140810638 gene encoding uncharacterized protein isoform X1, translating to MDTRSPSMRVLVRPASTPPLPPYPQAQPSLTPPEPSSTSPQNGVTVVGFVGKCHEDVAYLINKIIDSNVFGSGNLDRPFPFQGDDINPEIVKWLRSRKLSFYQNKGILYLQFSTTGFPVTSKGLWETRPASVSVFEDHELEDLQGLLFMFSVCHVLVLIEEGSRFDTQLLKKFRLLQAAKQSIAPFVNELHEMSRSHSSASSTMNAFRTSINNPSPGKSLGILKRNASASTLMSGLGSYTSLLPGLCTPVVLFVFLDDFDDIQHSSHSSKMEEPTEASSLNLSSSSNSAKPSLPMQGSSSVVVLTRPVNKCEGGLRKKMQSSLEAQIRFSIKKCRTLSGSESGHAGSRRGDIFTSAPLFSLDASKAVSLVDFGSFQSGESLEFAIGLVEEVLDGKETSDSLLLENHKQYANKDDILALKEFIYRQCELLRGRGSLVTSTNAGSSAGVGMVAVAAAAAAAAAASGKTVNTPELPSLDIWLSSSLLILNGILSAKRLCMYETEINRTREQEAGSSDPLESAVSHLESITGLNSRFSNMWCQKAFPVAKKVYLDELPRCYPSSQHEDHLKKALRTFSLMVKGPVVQLYIDKLKDDCTSIWSSGRQLCDAISLTGKPCMHQRHDQKTLSDVVSKPHSSGFVYLHACACGRSRRLWPDPFDFETANVAYSFLADCDKFLPAILLPEQNVKGPVQPSSWNLVRIGSAKYYDPSKGLLQSGFHATQKFLLGWAIFHENLIEANCSMLKDFQKVCLDTNIKVESATYGKTKTSDGAESLLSSGQVKSEEEMQIGLSSNMTDLGSRNTIVGRGLFNFTMKKPFSEVVSGSAAAHSGFPPLFPRKQPIPYADKVVKKHHSRYRDLNNISESLYNVEPPISENIDSVDKTLNFNRTASGGQKYSNSFSHVESNVGQIRSSSSMDHVMAYVGFEHECPHGHRFILTPDHLTEPGSSCTGPEENVVLSSVVKSGQKQDHVKHGKIVSHGKTRRQTNGVINGGGGGGKAKNVEKPREQVANGNKNTGKAVQSTKPHKEQFNGTNVSEPMKNLDTFVQSTSVDGGCAFSLMNRSLPIYMNCPYCRGSETQTDALNIKFASTISQLQRIFVVTPSFPILLAANPIIQFEVSCLPPSVPDRDQKLQFSLGCPVVLPPDSFLSLRLPFVYGLELEDGILHSLKPSENQPELTAWITKGTTLQVVSDKKT from the exons ATGGACACCCGTTCCCCCTCTATGCGGGTTCTTGTCCGTCCCGCCTCCACACCACCCCTCCCACCTTACCCTCAGGCACAGCCATCTCTCACTCCGCCTGAACCATCGTCTACTTCCCCTCAGAATGGCGTCACCGTCGTAGGGTTTGTCGGGAAATGCCACGAGGACGTGGCTTATCTGATCAACAAAATCATTGACTCCAACGTCTTCGGCTCCGGAAATTTGGACCGGCCTTTCCCTTTTCAAGGCGACGATATCAACCCGGAGATAGTTAAATGGTTGAGGAGCAGGAAATTAAGCTTCTATCAAAACAAGGGGATTTTGTACTTGCAGTTTTCGACGACTGGCTTCCCAGTGACTTCGAAAGGATTGTGGGAGACCCGGCCTGCGTCGGTCTCGGTTTTCGAGGACCATGAGCTCGAGGATCTTCAGGGTTTGCTTTTTATGTTTTCT GTCTGTCACGTACTTGTACTTATTGAAGAGGGGTCACGCTTTGATACTCAGTTGTTAAAAAAGTTTCGGCTTCTGCAAGCTGCTAAGCAATCAATTGCTCCATTTGTAAATGAGCTACATGAGATGTCTAGGTCACATTCTTCAGCTTCTTCAACAATGAATGCTTTCAGAACTTCAATTAACAATCCCTCCCCTGGTAAAAGTCTAGGTATTCTAAAGCGTAATGCTTCAGCAAGCACACTAATGTCAGGTTTAGGTTCTTATACCTCTCTGTTACCTGGTCTATGTACGCCGGTTGTACTTTTTGTTTTTCTTGATGACTTCGATGATATTCAACACAGCAGCCACAGTAGCAAAATGGAAGAGCCTACAGAAGCCTCCTCACTAAATTTATCTAGTTCGAGCAATTCGGCTAAACCCAGCCTGCCCATGCAAGGATCTAGTTCTGTTGTTGTTCTTACTCGACCTGTGAACAAGTGTGAAGGTGGACTGAGAAAGAAAATGCAATCATCCCTCGAGGCACAAATTCGTTTCTCAATTAAAAAATGTCGTACACTTTCTGGTTCTGAAAGCGGTCATGCTGGTTCAAGGAGGGGGGATATTTTTACTTCAGCCCCTCTATTTTCCCTTGATGCATCAAAGGCTGTTTCACTTGTTGATTTTGGTTCATTCCAGAGTGGTGAATCGCTTGAGTTTGCTATCGGCCTGGTAGAAGAAGTATTAGATGGGAAAGAAACatcagactctcttctgctTGAAAACCATAAACAGTATGCAAACAAAGATGATATTCTTGCCTTGAAGGAGTTCATCTACAGACAGTGTGAGCTCCTAAGAGGGAGAGGCAGTTTGGTTACTAGCACCAACGCTGGCTCTTCTGCTGGTGTTGGCATGGTTGCTGTTGCGGCAGCTGCGGCAGCTGCTGCAGCGGCTTCTGGAAAGACAGTAAATACTCCTGAGCTCCCTAGTTTGGACATCTGGTTGTCTTCTTCTCTGCTTATTCTTAATGGAATACTTTCTGCCAAACGTTTGTGCATGTATGAAACTGAGATTAACCGAACTCGTGAACAGGAAGCAGGTTCATCTGATCCGTTAGAATCTGCCGTATCTCATCTAGAGAGTATTACTGGACTGAACTCTAGGTTTTCGAACATGTGGTGCCAAAAAGCCTTTCCGGTTGCCAAGAAGGTTTATTTAGATGAATTACCTCGTTGTTATCCAAGTTCTCAGCATGAGGACCATTTAAAGAAGGCCTTGCGCACCTTCTCCTTGATGGTGAAGGGACCTGTTGTGCAACTGTATATagataaattgaaagatgactGTACATCTATCTGGAGTTCTGGAAGGCAATTATGTGATGCTATTAGTCTGACAGGAAAACCTTGTATGCATCAAAGACACGATCAAAAAACTCTTTCAGATGTTGTAAGCAAGCCTCATTCAAGTGGATTTGTGTACCTTCATGCATGTGCTTGTGGCCGTTCTAGGCGACTCTGGCCAGATCCCTTTGATTTTGAAACTGCGAATGTGGCCTACAGTTTTCTTGCTGATTGCGACAAGTTTCTTCCTGCCATCCTGCTTCCAGAACAAAACGTTAAAGGACCCGTTCAACCCTCATCATGGAATTTAGTCCGAATTGGAAGTGCCAAGTATTATGACCCTTCAaaaggtttacttcagagtggCTTTCATGCAACACAAAAGTTTCTTCTCGGATGGGCTATATTCCATGAGAATTTAATAGAAGCAAATTGTTCAATGCTGAAAGACTTTCAGAAAGTTTGCTTAGATACAAACATCAAAGTTGAAAGTGCTACATATGGAAAGACTAAGACATCGGATGGTGCTGAGTCTCTGTTGAGTTCTGGTCAAGTAAAAAGTGAAGAAGAAATGCAAATAGGGCTCTCTTCTAACATGACGGATTTGGGGAGTAGGAACACAATTGTTGGTAGAGGATTGTTCAATTTTACAATGAAAAAACCTTTTTCTGAAGTCGTTTCGGGATCAGCTGCTGCTCACTCTGGATTTCCTCCTCTTTTTCCTAGAAAGCAACCTATTCCTTATGCTGATAAAGTTGTTAAGAAACATCATTCTAGATATAGGGATCTGAATAATATTAGTGAAAGTCTTTATAATGTAGAACCACCAATTTCTGAAAATATTGATTCAGTTGACAAAACACTGAACTTTAATCGGACTGCTTCTGGTGGCCAGAAGTACAGTAATTCCTTTTCACACGTTGAAAGCAATGTTGGGCAGATTAGAAGTTCCAGTTCTATGGATCATGTTATGGCATATGTTGGATTTGAACACGAGTGTCCCCATGGCCACCGATTTATACTAACCCCAGATCATCTTACTGAGCCTGGTTCATCATGTACGGGGCCAGAAGAGAATGTTGTCCTATCTTCAGTGGTAAAATCAGGACAAAAACAAGATCATGTGAAACATGGTAAAATTGTTAGCCATGGTAAAACACGACGGCAGACAAATGGCGTAATtaatggtggtggtggtggtggtaaGGCCAAAAACGTAGAGAAGCCTCGAGAGCAAGTAGCTAATGGAAACAAAAACACAGGTAAAGCTGTGCAATCAACCAAGCCACATAAGGAACAGTTCAATGGGACAAATGTTTCTGAACCGATGAAAAATCTTGATACTTTTGTGCAATCTACTTCTGTAGATGGTGGTTGTGCCTTCTCCTTGATGAACAGAAGTTTGCCTATTTATATGAACTGTCCGTATTGTAGGGGCTCAGAGACCCAGACTGAtgcattaaatattaaatttgctAGCACAATTTCACAATTGCAAAGGATTTTCGTG GTGACACCTTCCTTTCCTATCCTTTTAGCTGCAAACCCAATTATTCAATTTGAG GTGTCATGTCTACCTCCTTCTGTTCCTGACCGAGACCAAAAACTACAATTTAGCTTGGGTTGTCCAGTGGTTTTGCCGCCAGATAGCTTTCTCTCTCTAAGGCTTCCTTTTGTTTATGGGTTGGAACTTGAGGATGGAATTTTACATTCTCTTAAGCCTTCTGAAAATCAACCAGAACTCACAGCCTGGATTACAAAAGGAACTACATTGCAGGTTGTGTCAGACAAAAAAACTTGA
- the LOC140810638 gene encoding uncharacterized protein isoform X2, with amino-acid sequence MDTRSPSMRVLVRPASTPPLPPYPQAQPSLTPPEPSSTSPQNGVTVVGFVGKCHEDVAYLINKIIDSNVFGSGNLDRPFPFQGDDINPEIVKWLRSRKLSFYQNKGILYLQFSTTGFPVTSKGLWETRPASVSVFEDHELEDLQGLLFMFSVCHVLVLIEEGSRFDTQLLKKFRLLQAAKQSIAPFVNELHEMSRSHSSASSTMNAFRTSINNPSPGKSLGILKRNASASTLMSGLGSYTSLLPGLCTPVVLFVFLDDFDDIQHSSHSSKMEEPTEASSLNLSSSSNSAKPSLPMQGSSSVVVLTRPVNKCEGGLRKKMQSSLEAQIRFSIKKCRTLSGSESGHAGSRRGDIFTSAPLFSLDASKAVSLVDFGSFQSGESLEFAIGLVEEVLDGKETSDSLLLENHKQYANKDDILALKEFIYRQCELLRGRGSLVTSTNAGSSAGVGMVAVAAAAAAAAAASGKTVNTPELPSLDIWLSSSLLILNGILSAKRLCMYETEINRTREQEAGSSDPLESAVSHLESITGLNSRFSNMWCQKAFPVAKKVYLDELPRCYPSSQHEDHLKKALRTFSLMVKGPVVQLYIDKLKDDCTSIWSSGRQLCDAISLTGKPCMHQRHDQKTLSDVVSKPHSSGFVYLHACACGRSRRLWPDPFDFETANVAYSFLADCDKFLPAILLPEQNVKGPVQPSSWNLVRIGSAKYYDPSKGLLQSGFHATQKFLLGWAIFHENLIEANCSMLKDFQKVCLDTNIKVESATYGKTKTSDGAESLLSSGQVKSEEEMQIGLSSNMTDLGSRNTIVGRGLFNFTMKKPFSEVVSGSAAAHSGFPPLFPRKQPIPYADKVVKKHHSRYRDLNNISESLYNVEPPISENIDSVDKTLNFNRTASGGQKYSNSFSHVESNVGQIRSSSSMDHVMAYVGFEHECPHGHRFILTPDHLTEPGSSCTGPEENVVLSSVVKSGQKQDHVKHGKIVSHGKTRRQTNGVINGGGGGGKAKNVEKPREQVANGNKNTGDTFLSYPFSCKPNYSI; translated from the exons ATGGACACCCGTTCCCCCTCTATGCGGGTTCTTGTCCGTCCCGCCTCCACACCACCCCTCCCACCTTACCCTCAGGCACAGCCATCTCTCACTCCGCCTGAACCATCGTCTACTTCCCCTCAGAATGGCGTCACCGTCGTAGGGTTTGTCGGGAAATGCCACGAGGACGTGGCTTATCTGATCAACAAAATCATTGACTCCAACGTCTTCGGCTCCGGAAATTTGGACCGGCCTTTCCCTTTTCAAGGCGACGATATCAACCCGGAGATAGTTAAATGGTTGAGGAGCAGGAAATTAAGCTTCTATCAAAACAAGGGGATTTTGTACTTGCAGTTTTCGACGACTGGCTTCCCAGTGACTTCGAAAGGATTGTGGGAGACCCGGCCTGCGTCGGTCTCGGTTTTCGAGGACCATGAGCTCGAGGATCTTCAGGGTTTGCTTTTTATGTTTTCT GTCTGTCACGTACTTGTACTTATTGAAGAGGGGTCACGCTTTGATACTCAGTTGTTAAAAAAGTTTCGGCTTCTGCAAGCTGCTAAGCAATCAATTGCTCCATTTGTAAATGAGCTACATGAGATGTCTAGGTCACATTCTTCAGCTTCTTCAACAATGAATGCTTTCAGAACTTCAATTAACAATCCCTCCCCTGGTAAAAGTCTAGGTATTCTAAAGCGTAATGCTTCAGCAAGCACACTAATGTCAGGTTTAGGTTCTTATACCTCTCTGTTACCTGGTCTATGTACGCCGGTTGTACTTTTTGTTTTTCTTGATGACTTCGATGATATTCAACACAGCAGCCACAGTAGCAAAATGGAAGAGCCTACAGAAGCCTCCTCACTAAATTTATCTAGTTCGAGCAATTCGGCTAAACCCAGCCTGCCCATGCAAGGATCTAGTTCTGTTGTTGTTCTTACTCGACCTGTGAACAAGTGTGAAGGTGGACTGAGAAAGAAAATGCAATCATCCCTCGAGGCACAAATTCGTTTCTCAATTAAAAAATGTCGTACACTTTCTGGTTCTGAAAGCGGTCATGCTGGTTCAAGGAGGGGGGATATTTTTACTTCAGCCCCTCTATTTTCCCTTGATGCATCAAAGGCTGTTTCACTTGTTGATTTTGGTTCATTCCAGAGTGGTGAATCGCTTGAGTTTGCTATCGGCCTGGTAGAAGAAGTATTAGATGGGAAAGAAACatcagactctcttctgctTGAAAACCATAAACAGTATGCAAACAAAGATGATATTCTTGCCTTGAAGGAGTTCATCTACAGACAGTGTGAGCTCCTAAGAGGGAGAGGCAGTTTGGTTACTAGCACCAACGCTGGCTCTTCTGCTGGTGTTGGCATGGTTGCTGTTGCGGCAGCTGCGGCAGCTGCTGCAGCGGCTTCTGGAAAGACAGTAAATACTCCTGAGCTCCCTAGTTTGGACATCTGGTTGTCTTCTTCTCTGCTTATTCTTAATGGAATACTTTCTGCCAAACGTTTGTGCATGTATGAAACTGAGATTAACCGAACTCGTGAACAGGAAGCAGGTTCATCTGATCCGTTAGAATCTGCCGTATCTCATCTAGAGAGTATTACTGGACTGAACTCTAGGTTTTCGAACATGTGGTGCCAAAAAGCCTTTCCGGTTGCCAAGAAGGTTTATTTAGATGAATTACCTCGTTGTTATCCAAGTTCTCAGCATGAGGACCATTTAAAGAAGGCCTTGCGCACCTTCTCCTTGATGGTGAAGGGACCTGTTGTGCAACTGTATATagataaattgaaagatgactGTACATCTATCTGGAGTTCTGGAAGGCAATTATGTGATGCTATTAGTCTGACAGGAAAACCTTGTATGCATCAAAGACACGATCAAAAAACTCTTTCAGATGTTGTAAGCAAGCCTCATTCAAGTGGATTTGTGTACCTTCATGCATGTGCTTGTGGCCGTTCTAGGCGACTCTGGCCAGATCCCTTTGATTTTGAAACTGCGAATGTGGCCTACAGTTTTCTTGCTGATTGCGACAAGTTTCTTCCTGCCATCCTGCTTCCAGAACAAAACGTTAAAGGACCCGTTCAACCCTCATCATGGAATTTAGTCCGAATTGGAAGTGCCAAGTATTATGACCCTTCAaaaggtttacttcagagtggCTTTCATGCAACACAAAAGTTTCTTCTCGGATGGGCTATATTCCATGAGAATTTAATAGAAGCAAATTGTTCAATGCTGAAAGACTTTCAGAAAGTTTGCTTAGATACAAACATCAAAGTTGAAAGTGCTACATATGGAAAGACTAAGACATCGGATGGTGCTGAGTCTCTGTTGAGTTCTGGTCAAGTAAAAAGTGAAGAAGAAATGCAAATAGGGCTCTCTTCTAACATGACGGATTTGGGGAGTAGGAACACAATTGTTGGTAGAGGATTGTTCAATTTTACAATGAAAAAACCTTTTTCTGAAGTCGTTTCGGGATCAGCTGCTGCTCACTCTGGATTTCCTCCTCTTTTTCCTAGAAAGCAACCTATTCCTTATGCTGATAAAGTTGTTAAGAAACATCATTCTAGATATAGGGATCTGAATAATATTAGTGAAAGTCTTTATAATGTAGAACCACCAATTTCTGAAAATATTGATTCAGTTGACAAAACACTGAACTTTAATCGGACTGCTTCTGGTGGCCAGAAGTACAGTAATTCCTTTTCACACGTTGAAAGCAATGTTGGGCAGATTAGAAGTTCCAGTTCTATGGATCATGTTATGGCATATGTTGGATTTGAACACGAGTGTCCCCATGGCCACCGATTTATACTAACCCCAGATCATCTTACTGAGCCTGGTTCATCATGTACGGGGCCAGAAGAGAATGTTGTCCTATCTTCAGTGGTAAAATCAGGACAAAAACAAGATCATGTGAAACATGGTAAAATTGTTAGCCATGGTAAAACACGACGGCAGACAAATGGCGTAATtaatggtggtggtggtggtggtaaGGCCAAAAACGTAGAGAAGCCTCGAGAGCAAGTAGCTAATGGAAACAAAAACACAG GTGACACCTTCCTTTCCTATCCTTTTAGCTGCAAACCCAATTATTCAATTTGA
- the LOC140810638 gene encoding uncharacterized protein isoform X3, protein MSRSHSSASSTMNAFRTSINNPSPGKSLGILKRNASASTLMSGLGSYTSLLPGLCTPVVLFVFLDDFDDIQHSSHSSKMEEPTEASSLNLSSSSNSAKPSLPMQGSSSVVVLTRPVNKCEGGLRKKMQSSLEAQIRFSIKKCRTLSGSESGHAGSRRGDIFTSAPLFSLDASKAVSLVDFGSFQSGESLEFAIGLVEEVLDGKETSDSLLLENHKQYANKDDILALKEFIYRQCELLRGRGSLVTSTNAGSSAGVGMVAVAAAAAAAAAASGKTVNTPELPSLDIWLSSSLLILNGILSAKRLCMYETEINRTREQEAGSSDPLESAVSHLESITGLNSRFSNMWCQKAFPVAKKVYLDELPRCYPSSQHEDHLKKALRTFSLMVKGPVVQLYIDKLKDDCTSIWSSGRQLCDAISLTGKPCMHQRHDQKTLSDVVSKPHSSGFVYLHACACGRSRRLWPDPFDFETANVAYSFLADCDKFLPAILLPEQNVKGPVQPSSWNLVRIGSAKYYDPSKGLLQSGFHATQKFLLGWAIFHENLIEANCSMLKDFQKVCLDTNIKVESATYGKTKTSDGAESLLSSGQVKSEEEMQIGLSSNMTDLGSRNTIVGRGLFNFTMKKPFSEVVSGSAAAHSGFPPLFPRKQPIPYADKVVKKHHSRYRDLNNISESLYNVEPPISENIDSVDKTLNFNRTASGGQKYSNSFSHVESNVGQIRSSSSMDHVMAYVGFEHECPHGHRFILTPDHLTEPGSSCTGPEENVVLSSVVKSGQKQDHVKHGKIVSHGKTRRQTNGVINGGGGGGKAKNVEKPREQVANGNKNTGKAVQSTKPHKEQFNGTNVSEPMKNLDTFVQSTSVDGGCAFSLMNRSLPIYMNCPYCRGSETQTDALNIKFASTISQLQRIFVVTPSFPILLAANPIIQFEVSCLPPSVPDRDQKLQFSLGCPVVLPPDSFLSLRLPFVYGLELEDGILHSLKPSENQPELTAWITKGTTLQVVSDKKT, encoded by the exons ATGTCTAGGTCACATTCTTCAGCTTCTTCAACAATGAATGCTTTCAGAACTTCAATTAACAATCCCTCCCCTGGTAAAAGTCTAGGTATTCTAAAGCGTAATGCTTCAGCAAGCACACTAATGTCAGGTTTAGGTTCTTATACCTCTCTGTTACCTGGTCTATGTACGCCGGTTGTACTTTTTGTTTTTCTTGATGACTTCGATGATATTCAACACAGCAGCCACAGTAGCAAAATGGAAGAGCCTACAGAAGCCTCCTCACTAAATTTATCTAGTTCGAGCAATTCGGCTAAACCCAGCCTGCCCATGCAAGGATCTAGTTCTGTTGTTGTTCTTACTCGACCTGTGAACAAGTGTGAAGGTGGACTGAGAAAGAAAATGCAATCATCCCTCGAGGCACAAATTCGTTTCTCAATTAAAAAATGTCGTACACTTTCTGGTTCTGAAAGCGGTCATGCTGGTTCAAGGAGGGGGGATATTTTTACTTCAGCCCCTCTATTTTCCCTTGATGCATCAAAGGCTGTTTCACTTGTTGATTTTGGTTCATTCCAGAGTGGTGAATCGCTTGAGTTTGCTATCGGCCTGGTAGAAGAAGTATTAGATGGGAAAGAAACatcagactctcttctgctTGAAAACCATAAACAGTATGCAAACAAAGATGATATTCTTGCCTTGAAGGAGTTCATCTACAGACAGTGTGAGCTCCTAAGAGGGAGAGGCAGTTTGGTTACTAGCACCAACGCTGGCTCTTCTGCTGGTGTTGGCATGGTTGCTGTTGCGGCAGCTGCGGCAGCTGCTGCAGCGGCTTCTGGAAAGACAGTAAATACTCCTGAGCTCCCTAGTTTGGACATCTGGTTGTCTTCTTCTCTGCTTATTCTTAATGGAATACTTTCTGCCAAACGTTTGTGCATGTATGAAACTGAGATTAACCGAACTCGTGAACAGGAAGCAGGTTCATCTGATCCGTTAGAATCTGCCGTATCTCATCTAGAGAGTATTACTGGACTGAACTCTAGGTTTTCGAACATGTGGTGCCAAAAAGCCTTTCCGGTTGCCAAGAAGGTTTATTTAGATGAATTACCTCGTTGTTATCCAAGTTCTCAGCATGAGGACCATTTAAAGAAGGCCTTGCGCACCTTCTCCTTGATGGTGAAGGGACCTGTTGTGCAACTGTATATagataaattgaaagatgactGTACATCTATCTGGAGTTCTGGAAGGCAATTATGTGATGCTATTAGTCTGACAGGAAAACCTTGTATGCATCAAAGACACGATCAAAAAACTCTTTCAGATGTTGTAAGCAAGCCTCATTCAAGTGGATTTGTGTACCTTCATGCATGTGCTTGTGGCCGTTCTAGGCGACTCTGGCCAGATCCCTTTGATTTTGAAACTGCGAATGTGGCCTACAGTTTTCTTGCTGATTGCGACAAGTTTCTTCCTGCCATCCTGCTTCCAGAACAAAACGTTAAAGGACCCGTTCAACCCTCATCATGGAATTTAGTCCGAATTGGAAGTGCCAAGTATTATGACCCTTCAaaaggtttacttcagagtggCTTTCATGCAACACAAAAGTTTCTTCTCGGATGGGCTATATTCCATGAGAATTTAATAGAAGCAAATTGTTCAATGCTGAAAGACTTTCAGAAAGTTTGCTTAGATACAAACATCAAAGTTGAAAGTGCTACATATGGAAAGACTAAGACATCGGATGGTGCTGAGTCTCTGTTGAGTTCTGGTCAAGTAAAAAGTGAAGAAGAAATGCAAATAGGGCTCTCTTCTAACATGACGGATTTGGGGAGTAGGAACACAATTGTTGGTAGAGGATTGTTCAATTTTACAATGAAAAAACCTTTTTCTGAAGTCGTTTCGGGATCAGCTGCTGCTCACTCTGGATTTCCTCCTCTTTTTCCTAGAAAGCAACCTATTCCTTATGCTGATAAAGTTGTTAAGAAACATCATTCTAGATATAGGGATCTGAATAATATTAGTGAAAGTCTTTATAATGTAGAACCACCAATTTCTGAAAATATTGATTCAGTTGACAAAACACTGAACTTTAATCGGACTGCTTCTGGTGGCCAGAAGTACAGTAATTCCTTTTCACACGTTGAAAGCAATGTTGGGCAGATTAGAAGTTCCAGTTCTATGGATCATGTTATGGCATATGTTGGATTTGAACACGAGTGTCCCCATGGCCACCGATTTATACTAACCCCAGATCATCTTACTGAGCCTGGTTCATCATGTACGGGGCCAGAAGAGAATGTTGTCCTATCTTCAGTGGTAAAATCAGGACAAAAACAAGATCATGTGAAACATGGTAAAATTGTTAGCCATGGTAAAACACGACGGCAGACAAATGGCGTAATtaatggtggtggtggtggtggtaaGGCCAAAAACGTAGAGAAGCCTCGAGAGCAAGTAGCTAATGGAAACAAAAACACAGGTAAAGCTGTGCAATCAACCAAGCCACATAAGGAACAGTTCAATGGGACAAATGTTTCTGAACCGATGAAAAATCTTGATACTTTTGTGCAATCTACTTCTGTAGATGGTGGTTGTGCCTTCTCCTTGATGAACAGAAGTTTGCCTATTTATATGAACTGTCCGTATTGTAGGGGCTCAGAGACCCAGACTGAtgcattaaatattaaatttgctAGCACAATTTCACAATTGCAAAGGATTTTCGTG GTGACACCTTCCTTTCCTATCCTTTTAGCTGCAAACCCAATTATTCAATTTGAG GTGTCATGTCTACCTCCTTCTGTTCCTGACCGAGACCAAAAACTACAATTTAGCTTGGGTTGTCCAGTGGTTTTGCCGCCAGATAGCTTTCTCTCTCTAAGGCTTCCTTTTGTTTATGGGTTGGAACTTGAGGATGGAATTTTACATTCTCTTAAGCCTTCTGAAAATCAACCAGAACTCACAGCCTGGATTACAAAAGGAACTACATTGCAGGTTGTGTCAGACAAAAAAACTTGA